A window of the Desulforapulum autotrophicum HRM2 genome harbors these coding sequences:
- a CDS encoding poly(R)-hydroxyalkanoic acid synthase subunit PhaE: protein MTKQQDDDAFNKDFISPWLNLAADFWKNPSAKRDPQHGQAPGTDDAPPGDKTFQAWQKGFNILASFMKLMGQPENQEALSDGMTSLGEMLMHLSGDSVENTMEFQEQLLKTLLLIGQRTKPYAFDDTEQNIFESFRTLYEQEFQKYLYIPQFGLPRFHQENLAKLADKFNVFNFNLSELLYLFSVPMDKTNQVMQDKMDAMLDKGIFFNDTTQAYDEWVKTLEGHYMILLKSGKYTQTLKNTIDAMAEYRQARDEVMGQILKQLPIPTNREMDDVYKELYTLKRQIKALSKEISQLKKE, encoded by the coding sequence ATGACAAAACAGCAGGACGACGACGCCTTTAACAAGGATTTTATCTCCCCATGGTTGAATCTGGCGGCAGATTTCTGGAAAAATCCGTCAGCAAAGCGTGACCCGCAACATGGACAAGCCCCTGGGACCGACGATGCCCCCCCTGGTGATAAAACCTTTCAGGCATGGCAAAAGGGATTCAACATACTGGCTTCGTTTATGAAACTCATGGGACAACCGGAAAATCAAGAGGCGCTCTCCGACGGCATGACCAGCCTCGGGGAGATGCTGATGCACCTTTCCGGAGACTCGGTTGAAAATACCATGGAATTCCAGGAACAGCTTTTAAAAACCCTCTTGCTCATCGGTCAGCGCACAAAGCCCTACGCCTTTGACGACACGGAACAGAACATATTTGAATCGTTTCGCACCCTCTACGAACAGGAGTTCCAGAAATACCTCTACATCCCCCAGTTTGGACTGCCCAGATTTCACCAGGAAAACCTGGCAAAACTTGCGGACAAGTTCAACGTATTCAACTTCAACCTGTCCGAACTGCTCTATCTTTTTTCCGTCCCCATGGACAAAACCAACCAGGTGATGCAGGATAAGATGGATGCGATGCTTGACAAGGGCATTTTTTTCAACGATACCACCCAGGCCTATGACGAATGGGTCAAGACCCTTGAAGGCCACTACATGATTCTTCTAAAATCCGGGAAATATACCCAGACGCTCAAGAACACCATTGACGCCATGGCCGAATACCGACAGGCCCGGGACGAGGTCATGGGCCAGATACTCAAACAGCTTCCCATTCCCACGAACCGGGAAATGGACGATGTCTACAAGGAACTCTATACGCTCAAGCGGCAGATCAAGGCACTTTCAAAAGAGATATCCCAACTCAAGAAAGAATGA
- a CDS encoding cation diffusion facilitator family transporter has product MNTHAAFVRRVTWVGFGANIILTCIKFSAGIFGQSQALVADAVHSLSDTITDLAVILGSFFWSEPPDQCHPYGHQRIETIVTMAIGSVLFMAGAGIGWHAITTLHQKSVPTPSSLALGTTVISLVTKEILFRWTDRAGKKIRSTALSANAWHHRLDAISSIPVLIALAGAMLFPSLTFLDSAGALVVSVFIIQASVKIMVPGFGELLEKGAPEETLAAITALIMTHPEVITIHKLRTRYLGANLYIDFHLVLNKRLTIQKGHDIAERIKNDILSKTPGVADAVIHVEPGNLP; this is encoded by the coding sequence ATGAACACTCACGCAGCCTTTGTGCGCAGGGTTACCTGGGTCGGATTTGGGGCAAATATCATACTCACCTGCATCAAATTTTCAGCAGGCATATTCGGACAAAGCCAGGCCCTGGTGGCAGACGCAGTTCACAGCCTTTCAGACACGATAACAGATCTTGCCGTCATCCTGGGTTCCTTTTTCTGGTCAGAGCCGCCGGACCAGTGCCATCCCTACGGCCACCAGCGCATCGAAACCATAGTGACCATGGCCATTGGATCGGTACTTTTCATGGCAGGGGCAGGGATCGGCTGGCATGCAATTACCACCCTGCACCAAAAATCGGTACCCACACCTTCATCCCTGGCCCTTGGCACCACAGTCATCTCCCTTGTCACAAAGGAAATTCTCTTTCGCTGGACCGACCGGGCCGGGAAAAAAATAAGAAGCACCGCACTGTCCGCCAATGCCTGGCACCACCGCCTGGACGCCATAAGCTCCATCCCTGTCCTGATCGCCCTGGCAGGTGCCATGCTCTTTCCCAGCCTCACCTTTCTTGACAGTGCAGGCGCCCTGGTTGTTTCTGTTTTTATCATCCAGGCGTCAGTCAAAATCATGGTACCTGGATTTGGCGAACTGTTAGAAAAAGGGGCGCCCGAGGAAACACTTGCCGCAATCACGGCCCTTATCATGACCCACCCGGAGGTTATCACAATTCATAAACTCAGGACCCGCTACCTTGGTGCAAACCTATACATTGATTTCCACCTGGTCCTTAACAAACGACTGACCATCCAGAAGGGCCATGATATTGCAGAACGCATCAAGAATGACATCCTCTCAAAGACCCCCGGGGTTGCCGATGCCGTTATCCACGTTGAGCCCGGCAATTTGCCTTAG
- the rbr gene encoding rubrerythrin: MGNLKGTQTEKNLLTAFAGESQARNRYTYFASKAKKDGFVQIQAIYEETANQEKEHAKRLFKFLNSGEELEITAAFPAGVIGDTTDNLKASAAGEHYEHSTMYPEFAKTARAEGFDDIANVFEAIAVAEKQHEKRFLDLKANIDNNRVFKRQEKTTWRCRNCGYLHEGTEPCDVCPACAHPKAHFELLGENY, translated from the coding sequence ATGGGCAATTTAAAGGGAACTCAAACGGAAAAAAACTTACTCACAGCCTTTGCTGGAGAATCCCAGGCAAGAAACCGCTATACCTATTTTGCAAGTAAGGCAAAAAAGGATGGGTTTGTTCAGATTCAAGCTATTTATGAGGAAACTGCAAACCAGGAAAAAGAGCATGCCAAGCGGCTGTTCAAGTTCCTCAACAGCGGTGAAGAGCTTGAGATTACTGCGGCTTTCCCCGCCGGCGTCATCGGCGATACCACGGACAATCTTAAAGCCTCTGCTGCCGGCGAGCACTATGAGCATTCAACCATGTATCCCGAGTTTGCAAAAACAGCAAGGGCCGAAGGGTTTGACGATATTGCCAATGTGTTTGAAGCCATTGCCGTTGCTGAAAAACAGCATGAAAAAAGATTCCTTGATCTCAAGGCCAATATCGATAACAACCGGGTGTTTAAGCGCCAAGAGAAAACCACATGGAGATGCAGAAACTGCGGCTATCTACATGAAGGAACCGAGCCCTGTGACGTATGTCCGGCCTGTGCCCATCCCAAGGCTCATTTTGAACTTCTTGGAGAAAACTACTAA
- a CDS encoding desulfoferrodoxin: MSEKLGVYRCKLCGNIAQVLHAEAPAMSCCGQEMTLLKANSVDAALEKHVPVVEKIEGGYLVKVGGVAHPMEDKHYIEWIELNTGDMVLRKFLKPGDKPEARFLVDAKTVTAKEYCNLHGFWTS; encoded by the coding sequence ATGTCTGAGAAACTTGGTGTTTATCGATGCAAATTGTGCGGCAATATCGCCCAGGTCCTCCATGCGGAAGCCCCTGCCATGAGCTGCTGCGGTCAGGAAATGACTCTTTTGAAAGCCAATTCTGTGGATGCAGCCCTTGAAAAGCATGTCCCCGTAGTGGAAAAGATTGAGGGTGGATATCTTGTCAAGGTTGGCGGTGTTGCCCATCCCATGGAGGACAAGCACTATATTGAGTGGATCGAGCTTAACACCGGCGATATGGTTTTGAGAAAATTCCTCAAACCGGGTGACAAACCTGAAGCTCGTTTTCTGGTGGATGCAAAAACAGTCACCGCCAAGGAGTACTGCAACCTCCACGGTTTCTGGACATCGTAA
- a CDS encoding polyhydroxyalkanoate synthesis repressor PhaR: protein MNNTIHIKKYPNRRLYDTDKSAYVTLQDVSGLISDGHRVEVTDVKTGEDVTAFILTQIIMNKAKEANSLLPVSLLHLVIRYGDTLLHDFFDTHLEQTMENYLEYRRSMDHQLQTYLEMGMDLSTLAKKTFKEMDPMGFFSSTFGNKDEKK, encoded by the coding sequence GTGAACAATACCATACACATCAAAAAATACCCGAACAGAAGACTCTACGACACAGACAAGAGTGCCTATGTCACCCTCCAGGATGTATCCGGTCTGATCAGCGATGGTCACAGGGTCGAAGTCACCGATGTAAAAACAGGGGAGGATGTCACAGCCTTTATTCTCACCCAGATTATCATGAACAAGGCAAAGGAAGCCAATTCCCTGCTGCCCGTATCCCTCCTTCACCTTGTCATCCGATATGGCGATACCCTTTTACACGACTTTTTCGATACACACCTTGAACAGACCATGGAAAATTACCTGGAATACAGACGATCCATGGATCACCAGCTCCAGACCTACCTTGAAATGGGCATGGATCTATCAACCCTTGCAAAAAAAACGTTCAAAGAAATGGATCCCATGGGGTTTTTCTCATCAACCTTTGGCAACAAGGACGAAAAAAAGTAA
- a CDS encoding sigma-54 interaction domain-containing protein: MVYIDDFISDRKTLELVLDNLKDGIVAHDLERKIIFFNKEAEKITGFSKDDVMGKDCHKAFGAPFCGDRCSFCGEVPTLKDRLEFPTTFISKSGEIRHIEMSITGIFDKDIFKGVIASFKDMTEYTELAARAEELTSFSGIIGTASSMRQIFQQITDVAKYDYPVHIHGETGTGKERVAAAIHSESKRTRAAFVPVNCGAIPEGLVESELFGHVKGAFSGAVKDRKGRFELAHNGTLFLDEVAELPKQMQVKLLRFLQEGVVERVGSETTINVDVRIISATNKNLSAEVEKGNFRKDLFYRLNVIPIKLPPLRERRNDIPLLSAHFLKRAEDENNGIIPAFSKDAMRALMDYDWPGNVRELQNAVQFAIVRCKSNEIMPIDLPMELRNTPENRQISRVYQERKTIGKLDLDAVKTALERTGGNKAKAARELGVGRATLYRFLEKDAQAADFAAAFK; the protein is encoded by the coding sequence ATGGTTTATATTGACGACTTTATTTCCGACAGAAAGACCCTTGAGCTTGTACTTGACAACCTCAAAGACGGCATCGTGGCCCACGACCTTGAACGAAAAATCATCTTCTTCAACAAAGAGGCGGAAAAAATCACCGGATTCTCAAAGGACGATGTCATGGGTAAAGACTGCCATAAGGCCTTTGGCGCACCATTTTGTGGGGATCGCTGTTCATTTTGCGGCGAAGTCCCCACCTTGAAAGACCGGCTCGAGTTTCCCACAACCTTTATCTCAAAATCTGGTGAAATCCGGCACATTGAAATGAGCATCACCGGTATCTTTGACAAAGATATATTCAAAGGCGTTATTGCTTCATTCAAGGACATGACCGAATACACGGAGCTTGCAGCCCGGGCCGAAGAACTGACCTCTTTTTCCGGCATCATCGGCACAGCCAGCTCCATGCGCCAGATATTTCAACAGATAACGGATGTGGCAAAGTACGATTATCCGGTCCACATTCACGGAGAGACCGGTACGGGAAAAGAACGGGTAGCTGCAGCCATTCACTCCGAGAGCAAACGGACCCGGGCAGCGTTTGTGCCGGTAAACTGTGGTGCCATCCCCGAGGGCCTTGTGGAAAGTGAACTTTTCGGCCATGTCAAAGGGGCATTCTCCGGGGCGGTAAAGGATAGAAAAGGCCGATTTGAACTCGCCCACAACGGAACCCTGTTCCTTGACGAAGTGGCGGAACTTCCCAAACAGATGCAGGTCAAACTCCTGCGTTTTCTCCAGGAAGGAGTGGTTGAAAGGGTCGGCAGTGAAACAACAATCAATGTGGATGTCAGAATCATCAGTGCCACCAACAAGAACCTCTCCGCTGAGGTGGAAAAGGGAAATTTCAGAAAAGACCTGTTTTACCGCCTCAACGTCATTCCCATAAAACTTCCACCCCTGCGGGAGAGACGCAATGACATTCCCCTGTTAAGCGCCCACTTCCTCAAGCGTGCAGAAGATGAAAACAACGGCATCATACCCGCCTTTTCAAAAGACGCCATGCGGGCCTTGATGGATTACGATTGGCCCGGCAATGTCAGGGAACTCCAGAATGCAGTCCAGTTTGCCATTGTCCGGTGCAAATCCAACGAAATAATGCCCATTGATCTGCCCATGGAACTCAGGAATACGCCCGAAAACAGGCAGATTTCCCGGGTCTATCAAGAAAGGAAAACTATTGGAAAACTTGACCTTGACGCTGTGAAAACAGCCCTTGAACGAACAGGAGGAAACAAGGCAAAGGCAGCCAGGGAATTGGGCGTGGGAAGGGCCACCCTCTACAGATTCCTTGAAAAAGACGCCCAGGCGGCAGATTTTGCAGCAGCCTTTAAATAG
- the phaC gene encoding class III poly(R)-hydroxyalkanoic acid synthase subunit PhaC, producing MQTPRIPVDLILKNLSEQQKKTKDRIKKGREVLTGELDTRIASTPYDIVYEEDRVKLKHYKPEKTSIRTPLLVTYALINRETMLDLQPARSVVETFLRMGIEVFMIDWGYPTRKDQYLTIGDHVNGYMDNIVNFIIAKTHVPKINLMGICMGGTFCVIYSALYPEKIKNLVTTVTPTNFDTDKGLLHIWMKNTGPEHLGTTYGNMPGDLMNLGFLLLNPARLMIDKYVGLFNHMDDRDFVENFIRMEKWIFDSPDVPAATFKQFINDLYKNNLLIQNRMKVDEKTINLKKITMPLLNFYGKYDHLVPPEACELLTRAVGSTDTEDICFNTGHIGIYVSSKCQKEFAPKIVSWLKARD from the coding sequence ATGCAGACACCCAGAATTCCTGTGGATCTTATCCTGAAGAACCTTTCTGAACAGCAGAAAAAGACCAAAGATCGTATTAAAAAAGGACGGGAGGTTCTGACGGGTGAGCTTGACACCCGGATTGCAAGCACCCCCTATGATATCGTCTATGAGGAGGACAGGGTCAAGCTCAAGCACTACAAGCCGGAAAAGACATCCATCCGCACCCCTTTGCTGGTAACCTACGCCCTGATCAACCGGGAGACCATGCTGGATCTCCAGCCAGCAAGAAGCGTGGTTGAAACCTTTCTCAGGATGGGCATAGAGGTGTTCATGATCGACTGGGGTTATCCCACAAGAAAGGATCAATATCTCACCATCGGCGACCATGTCAACGGCTACATGGACAATATCGTCAATTTTATCATTGCAAAGACCCACGTGCCAAAGATCAACCTCATGGGCATCTGCATGGGCGGAACCTTTTGTGTTATCTATTCGGCCCTCTATCCTGAAAAAATAAAAAACCTTGTGACCACGGTCACGCCGACCAACTTTGACACGGACAAGGGACTGCTCCACATCTGGATGAAAAACACCGGCCCAGAGCATTTGGGCACCACCTACGGTAACATGCCCGGGGATCTGATGAACCTTGGATTCCTGCTGCTCAATCCGGCGAGGCTGATGATCGACAAATATGTGGGACTCTTTAACCACATGGACGACAGGGACTTTGTGGAAAACTTCATTCGCATGGAAAAATGGATCTTTGACAGCCCCGATGTTCCGGCAGCAACCTTCAAGCAATTCATCAACGACCTTTACAAAAACAACCTTCTGATACAGAATCGAATGAAGGTGGACGAAAAAACGATAAACCTTAAAAAAATCACCATGCCGTTGCTCAATTTTTATGGAAAATACGACCACCTGGTTCCCCCTGAAGCCTGTGAACTTCTGACACGAGCCGTTGGATCCACGGACACCGAGGACATCTGTTTTAATACCGGACACATCGGGATCTATGTGAGTTCAAAATGTCAAAAAGAATTTGCACCTAAAATCGTTTCGTGGTTAAAAGCGAGGGATTAA
- a CDS encoding metal transporter: MNNDDGAFNSCSMDALNQKIALSSKALSDQLTMAQELFQGLSNYNREFLLPLLISSNYFNKVELERLLTNSPVDNFDSYMGLFEFNMDILTRYFTGSLSALDDYNTREFKKCVAAWYNTMFNCPGDKIDDFISRQSEMVSNVTELLPKAIAAIEPEYGFHFERGENPKFAETDRFIVYKIVPTDKTVTTDNSMKPVLIIPPFVLGSNILAFLPGENKSYAHSFANQGIPTYIRIMRDIDVTPAFQVMTLEEDALDTRYFCKKIMAEHGNPVTLNGYCQGGYTAVCNLLSGELDGLVDAFISCVSPMDGTRSQGLGSFLKKLPPRFNDLVYGSKTLENGNVVADGQLMGWVYKLKSIEAEAPMVSFLRDLSMVSSRNNNPVEISKTAAALNYWLRNERTDLPMSVTRMSFASYNTPVTPDGTLPVTMFGRKLNFKRMAEKKIAWLICYGESDDLVEKETALAPLDYVDAEVTPFPKGHVAIATSWSNPESACALHTRFGKDNCRGPVRFQLDLDKALNDREKFGTSPDGSNSRVAGGDETGKSRAESAVRARLKAEASPITQTKPIAKAKPAVKTKPPLKAKKTAKARTPVKKTAKASAKRPKSPGKATVGNAGSGTTVPKSAREKTKVTPSEGNAS; encoded by the coding sequence ATGAACAATGACGATGGGGCTTTCAATAGCTGTTCAATGGATGCCCTTAACCAAAAAATAGCTTTGTCTTCAAAGGCGCTTTCCGATCAGTTGACCATGGCCCAGGAACTGTTTCAAGGATTGTCAAATTACAACCGGGAATTTCTGCTCCCCCTTTTGATCTCAAGCAACTATTTTAACAAGGTTGAGCTGGAACGGCTGCTCACAAATTCGCCGGTTGATAATTTTGACTCCTACATGGGGCTCTTTGAGTTTAACATGGACATCTTGACCCGCTATTTTACAGGAAGTCTTAGTGCCCTTGACGATTATAACACCAGGGAGTTTAAAAAATGTGTCGCCGCCTGGTACAATACCATGTTCAACTGTCCGGGCGACAAGATTGACGATTTCATCTCCCGCCAGTCTGAGATGGTTTCCAACGTAACAGAACTCCTGCCCAAGGCCATTGCCGCTATCGAGCCTGAATACGGATTTCACTTTGAGCGGGGTGAAAACCCCAAATTTGCCGAAACAGACCGATTCATCGTTTACAAAATAGTTCCGACAGACAAGACTGTGACCACGGACAATTCCATGAAGCCGGTCTTGATTATTCCGCCTTTTGTACTTGGCAGTAATATCCTCGCCTTTTTGCCAGGCGAGAATAAGAGCTATGCCCACAGTTTTGCCAATCAGGGAATTCCCACCTATATTCGCATTATGCGGGATATTGATGTTACCCCGGCATTCCAGGTCATGACCCTTGAGGAAGACGCCCTTGACACAAGGTATTTCTGCAAAAAAATAATGGCGGAACATGGGAACCCTGTAACCTTGAATGGGTATTGCCAGGGAGGGTACACGGCTGTGTGCAATCTTTTGTCCGGCGAGCTTGATGGCCTTGTTGATGCCTTTATCAGCTGTGTGTCTCCCATGGACGGCACGAGGAGCCAGGGGCTTGGCAGCTTTTTAAAGAAACTGCCGCCGCGGTTTAACGACCTTGTTTACGGCAGTAAAACACTTGAAAACGGAAATGTTGTGGCCGACGGCCAGCTCATGGGGTGGGTCTACAAGCTGAAAAGTATTGAAGCTGAAGCACCCATGGTCTCGTTTCTCCGGGATCTTTCCATGGTTTCTTCCAGGAACAATAACCCCGTGGAGATTAGCAAGACCGCCGCAGCCCTTAATTACTGGCTAAGGAACGAACGTACCGATCTTCCCATGTCTGTCACCCGCATGAGTTTTGCGTCGTACAATACGCCTGTGACACCGGACGGTACCCTTCCGGTCACCATGTTTGGGCGAAAGCTCAATTTCAAGCGGATGGCTGAAAAAAAGATCGCCTGGCTTATCTGCTATGGGGAAAGTGACGATCTTGTGGAAAAAGAAACCGCCCTTGCCCCCCTTGATTATGTGGATGCAGAGGTAACCCCGTTTCCAAAGGGGCATGTGGCCATTGCCACCTCATGGTCAAATCCTGAGTCTGCCTGTGCCCTTCATACCCGGTTTGGCAAGGACAATTGCCGGGGACCGGTCCGGTTTCAGCTTGACCTTGACAAAGCCCTTAACGACCGGGAAAAATTTGGGACGTCTCCTGACGGATCTAACTCCAGGGTGGCCGGGGGGGATGAAACTGGAAAGAGCAGGGCAGAAAGTGCAGTTCGGGCCAGGCTCAAAGCAGAGGCCAGTCCCATAACCCAGACCAAACCCATAGCCAAGGCCAAACCTGCAGTCAAGACCAAGCCCCCTTTAAAGGCAAAGAAAACAGCCAAGGCCAGAACGCCTGTGAAAAAAACGGCCAAAGCCTCGGCAAAGCGGCCAAAATCTCCTGGAAAAGCCACGGTGGGTAATGCCGGGTCAGGCACAACCGTTCCGAAATCAGCCCGTGAAAAAACCAAGGTCACTCCGTCAGAGGGCAATGCCTCCTAA
- a CDS encoding rubredoxin — MSKYECPCGYVYDPAEGDIDNGIEPGTAFEDLPDSWVCPLCEAEKEFFEKMD; from the coding sequence ATGAGTAAATATGAATGTCCCTGCGGTTATGTATACGATCCGGCTGAAGGTGATATTGACAACGGAATAGAACCTGGAACAGCCTTTGAAGACCTTCCCGATTCCTGGGTTTGCCCCCTGTGCGAAGCTGAAAAAGAATTTTTTGAGAAGATGGATTAA
- a CDS encoding ferritin-like domain-containing protein — translation MAYNFSADEIFEMAKQIERNGVIFYRQAADSIEAAKEKSFLLGLSAMEESHERIFEQMQKELAGQEKESQVFDPMEEAVLYLKALADTRIFFKKETPKNNMKEILKSAIEAEKESIVFYLGMKEMVKGEVGKKRVDGIIKEEMSHIRLLSGKLMENK, via the coding sequence ATGGCTTACAACTTTAGTGCAGATGAAATTTTTGAGATGGCAAAACAGATTGAGCGCAACGGTGTCATCTTTTACAGGCAGGCGGCAGACAGTATTGAGGCAGCCAAGGAAAAGAGTTTTCTCTTGGGCCTTTCCGCAATGGAAGAGTCCCATGAACGCATCTTTGAACAGATGCAAAAGGAATTAGCCGGACAGGAAAAGGAAAGCCAGGTATTTGATCCCATGGAAGAGGCAGTTCTCTATCTCAAAGCCCTTGCCGACACCCGGATTTTCTTTAAAAAGGAGACCCCGAAAAATAACATGAAGGAGATCCTGAAATCCGCCATAGAGGCTGAAAAAGAATCCATTGTTTTTTATCTTGGTATGAAGGAGATGGTCAAGGGAGAGGTTGGAAAAAAACGGGTTGACGGTATCATCAAAGAGGAGATGTCTCACATCCGCCTGCTGTCCGGCAAACTGATGGAAAACAAATAA